The proteins below are encoded in one region of Paraburkholderia phenazinium:
- a CDS encoding (2Fe-2S)-binding protein, with product MMTLVVNGVPHQLDIDPSTPLLYALRNQLGLHGAKFGCGLGQCGACTVIVGDEPVFSCLLPVAAVGTRPVRTIEGLGTVDKPGKLQQAFIDRQAAQCGYCIAGMVMRAQALLERVPSPTDEQIRAHMEPNLCRCGTHMRILAAIREAGQHA from the coding sequence ATGATGACACTCGTCGTGAATGGCGTACCCCATCAGCTCGATATCGATCCATCGACGCCGCTGCTCTACGCCTTGCGCAACCAGCTCGGCCTGCACGGCGCCAAGTTTGGTTGCGGTCTCGGCCAATGCGGTGCGTGCACGGTGATCGTCGGCGACGAGCCGGTGTTCTCGTGTCTGTTGCCCGTAGCAGCGGTCGGCACACGTCCCGTACGCACGATCGAAGGACTTGGTACCGTGGACAAGCCCGGCAAGCTGCAACAGGCGTTTATCGACAGGCAGGCAGCGCAGTGCGGCTACTGCATCGCCGGCATGGTGATGCGGGCTCAGGCGCTGCTCGAACGGGTGCCCTCACCCACCGACGAACAGATCCGCGCACACATGGAGCCGAACCTGTGCCGCTGCGGCACGCATATGCGGATACTCGCCGCGATTCGTGAAGCTGGGCAACACGCATGA